In the genome of Succinivibrio dextrinosolvens, the window TTTTACTTTTTGGTTACAAGAAAAATTAAAAAGATCCAAATTGTGAGGGACCATTATTTTCATGAATGAGTTCTGGTACTCCTTTTATAGGGGTCACAAATGTTATAATTACTGTAGTAATTCAATAGATAGGGCGAGAAATGAAACTAATTGCACAGTCAGAAAATATTGAGAATATTATTGATAAAGATTCAATATACGTTGATAAGACAGAATATATTTACAATCTGACTAAAGATTTTGACCGAGTATTTTTCTCTCGTCCTCGTCGTTTTGGTAAATCACTTACCTTAAACACCATCGGCACTCTTTTTGAAAAAGGGGTTGAGCCTTATTTCAAGGGAACATGGATTTATGATAAATGGGATCAGGATAAATATCCTGTACTTCATTTAAGTTTCCTAAAATTCTCAGTAAATGATTTAACGGATTTTAAAAGAGAATTCTGTAACGAAATTCTAAAATTCGCCAAAGCAAATAGTATTACCGGTTTTGATGATGACAATGAACCCAAAATTCTTTTGGGTAATGTTTTTTCTGCTATGCCTGATGGGAGGCAACTTGTACTTCTCATTGATGAATATGACTGTCAGCTCACAGCCAATATTAACAATAAAGAGTTATATGAGGAATTCAGAACTCTTTTCAGAGCTTTTTATGCTGTTCTAAAAGGTGACAAGCATATTAAATTCATGGCTATCACAGGTGTTACCAGATTAAAGGATGTCTCAATCTTCTCAGTTGGTTCAGATATTATGGATTTAAGCTATGAAAATGATTATTCAACCATGATTGGCTTTACCAGAGATGAGATAAAGAAATTCTATGACGATTATCTTAAGCTTGGAATCTCTATCGAGAAGGGAAAATCAGTCGATAGTGTCACAAATGAAGAAATTGAAGAGTTTGTTGAAAGAATTGCTGATAATTACGATGGATTCAGTTTTGATGAGTATCATAAGAATAAGGTATTCTCAACATATTCAGTAAACGTTTTTCTTCAGTCCTTATACAGAAAAAAATGTGTGAAGTTCGGAGATTACTGGTTCGATGTCGGTGGTCTGCCATCAATTCTCACGAATTACATTGCTTCATTTAATCTTAATAAAATCTGTCAGCTTTTGACCTCAGAAATATCCATCCCATATAACGATTTTATGAATCCAACTTCTCTTATAGATATCAATGAGAATGTACTGATGTGTCAGACAGGATATTTAACTCTAAAATCTGAGCTTGCCCCTGTTGATGATGTTATTCTTGGAACAGCCAATAGAGAAGTAAAATCAGCTCTATTCATGCTGCTAGGTCTTAAAATCTTCGACACAACAACACCGGCATTTTCATTAAAAAACAGATATGTTATTGAAACCGGCAGTGTGGATGAAATTATATCTCTATTTAACGAGGTATTAGCAGCACTGGCCTATGACAAATATCCTGTTGGGGATGAATTTGTATTAAGAGCACTGCTTCAGGTTTACCTGATAGGTAAGAATCATGATGTACGAGTAGAACAGCACAACTACAAAGGCAGAAGCGATATTCTTGTTAACTTCCCTAAACGCAGAGTCGTTCTGGAGCTTAAATACACAGATAAAGTTAACGAAGAAAAAAATAAACTTGATGAAGCAGAACAGCAGATCATAGAAAAAGGTTATGGTCTTGAGAATCTTGGCGACAGAGAACTGATTCAGATAGCCTGCGTATTCAATGGTGATAAGAACAAACGTCAGATCACCATGTACAAGAAAGTTGAAAACTCTGTCATCGCTCTCGTTTGATGTTGAAAAGCTGCTATATCGAGCACATCCTATCGATTCACTCAAGGACGGAAATTGATTTCACATCATCAACCAGTAACAACGATACAGCGTTTATTTAGCAGCAATATGTGATAAAGTAAAAATTTCGAAAATGAAGGAATTTTTATGGCAGAAATTACAATTAACGCAGGCGTAACAAAAATTGATTATCCTACCGCCTATGCGCTTATAGAATCAGGAAAATGTATCCTTCTTGATATACGTGAGAAGAATGAATTTGAATCTGGTTTCATTCCAGGAGCCATTCACCTGTCTCTTAATGAAATGACTTTGGAAAATACAAAAAAAGTTGCGCCTGACTTTGCAACTCCACTAATCATATATTGCCGTACCGGAAGAAGAACCATAGAAGCAGGAAAAAAACTTAAACAGATGGGCTATTACTACATTCTTGATATGGGAGGTATTTCAAACTGGCCATATGAAAAAGAATTCCCTCAAAACAGTAACTAGCAGTCAGATTTAAGATTTGGCGAAACTAATAGAACCATAATAATTAGAAGATTTCCCACACGGTATAGACAGATTTATATTTTGGGTTTGACTTAAATTCAGATTTCAACTGAGTAGAAATGGAACAGGGCGCAGATAGCGGAACAAATTATCCCCAGAAAAACTTCCTAAAATCAATCGGAATCTCATTCAGTTATCCTTTTTTAACATATACTCAGAATAAATGTACCATAAATTGCTTTTTAATAATTGGGATTTAGGAGGAAGCTCCTTTATGAAGATGATGCTTTCTGTATTTGCCATGCTCACCTTATACAGTGAGAAGGTATGACAATGTTCTTTTTCTATGGCGTCAACACCATATGATGGCGCTCACATAGTTACAAATTTGTAATTTACAAAAATTAATGTAAATTAATCAGTTAGTTAACCTACTGATTTTGTTCTTTCAAAATGTGATTCACGGATCAAACTTAATGTTGAATAATTAATATCCTTTCCCTGTAATTGTAACGGATACGAAAGAATAAAAATGACTTCAACTGACCAGGATGCTTTTGACAATACTATTAACGATGCTTCCTTTCTTCAGAGAATTGTTGAGCTGAATTTAACTGATCCTCGAGCACAGGATCGCATTATCTATCCTCTGAGTGTCATATGCTCTATAGTTATTTTAGCCAGAATATGTAACTGTAATGACGCAAGAGAACAGAGACTGTTTTGGTTAGAAAAGCTGCCTTGGCTTAAAGAAAGTTTCTATGGTTTGGATGATGACGTTCCATCAGAGCAGACCTTAAGAAGAGTAGTAAGCATTCTTAATACTAATGAAACGGTAAACTTCCTAACAAACTACTTTGCCAATCATAGAGAACTCTCAGAGAAACCATTGGGTTCAGTACCCTTAAAAGAAAGAGAGGTAATAGCAGCAGATGGACAGAATATCAATGCAACAAGATCAAGCAAGAACGGTAATGATGCACGAAAAGATTCTGGCATCGACATCGTTAGTCTGCATTCCTCAACCTACGGAATTACTCTCTCCCAGAGAACTGTAGACAAGAAAAATCATGAGGCAGAAGTAATTCTGGATATGATTAAAGCTCTGAATCTGAGAAATGCAATCCTCACCTGGGATGCCATAAATACCAGACCATATACAGTAAAGGCTGTGGTTGATGCCAATGCCGACTTTCTGGTTTGTCTGAAAGACAATCAGGGTAATCTGATAGATGACGTAAAAACAGGATTTCAATTCTACGATATGGATAAATATCCAGGAGAATCTGTTTCGTCTACCATGGTCTTTGAGGCTCATGGCAGAAAGGAAGGCAAAGAGATTGCAATTCTTGATGCCAAGTACGCCCTCTCTAAGGAAATGCGCAAAAAGTGGCCTGATGTCAATTCTGTGATAAGAGTAAGAACCACAAGAATTTACAAAAACTCTAATACCATAGTTGAGAATGAAGACAGATTCTATATCAGCTCTCTGGTTATAGATGGACTGGATAAGGAATTTGCCGATACCATGCTTAAAATCATTCTCCAGAGATGGAAGGTTGAATCAATGCACTGGGTACTGGATGTGGTCTTTGAGCAGGATCAGCTGCCATTAAGGAATAGAGACTATATAAACAACAGCACAATCTACACCAAAATGGCATTCAATATTCTTAGCTACATCAGGGACAATATTCCTTACCACTACAATAAACCATGGTCTTTCAAGACACTGAGAATGCTTGCACAGAAAGATGATTATGGATTCAAGTTCATGAAAGCATTCTTTACCAGGGATATGTCAGAGCTTGAGAATGATGAAGGTCTCATCGGCATTGTCTACAAAGAGGCTGAGCCTACAGGCAATGACATTCCTGACAATCTAAAAGAAACCGGTTTTGAGGCCAGTATCAATGATGATACGCCACTTGGTAAGTTTGCTAGAGGAAGACATAAAATCAAGGCTAAACGAACTTAGATTTAATCCTTTGAATCATATTTTGAAAGAACAAAGCCAAAGTTAGTGAATAACCTTGGCACTTTGTCGTGCCTGACTATAAAACATGGCTTTTGACAAAGATTTGAAAATTTGTAAATTGGCACAATTACCTGCCGATTTGGTTGAAAATCAGGCTTCAACAGATTTGAGATAATGATCTGATCGTGTTGGCGCCATATTCTTTTTCTTATTCCGATGTTTTTTTAGAATATCGTATAATAGTAGTGAGGATGACAAATAAGAGAAGGCCTTATTCGATGGCAGAGTATTTAAATTGCGGCAATGAAAGTTTTTTTAATGAAGTCGATAATTATTATGTTGATAAGTCAGAAACTCTTGCTATTTTAAATAAGTCTTTAAACAGACGTGATCGATATATCTGTCTTACTCGTCCTCGCCGTTTTGGAAAATCTGTCAATGCAGCAATGATTAACGCTTATTACTCCAAAGGCTGTGATTCAAAAGAGCTGTTCTCTAAATTAAAAATTGCCAATGAACCTTCTTTTGAAAGAGAACTCAACAATCACAATGTCATAAGTTTGGACATTGTAAAGATGATTAACTCAAATAACGGTACAGACGGCATTATTGAATATATAACCAGTCAGGTTATTTCTGAATTGGAACAGGCTTTTCCTAATTGTTTTGGTAATAAAAAAGACCTTTTTAGTGCTCTATCCGAAATCAACAGCCAAACAGGCGAAAGATTCATTGTGATTATCGATGAGTGGGATGGAATT includes:
- a CDS encoding ISAs1 family transposase, with the protein product MTSTDQDAFDNTINDASFLQRIVELNLTDPRAQDRIIYPLSVICSIVILARICNCNDAREQRLFWLEKLPWLKESFYGLDDDVPSEQTLRRVVSILNTNETVNFLTNYFANHRELSEKPLGSVPLKEREVIAADGQNINATRSSKNGNDARKDSGIDIVSLHSSTYGITLSQRTVDKKNHEAEVILDMIKALNLRNAILTWDAINTRPYTVKAVVDANADFLVCLKDNQGNLIDDVKTGFQFYDMDKYPGESVSSTMVFEAHGRKEGKEIAILDAKYALSKEMRKKWPDVNSVIRVRTTRIYKNSNTIVENEDRFYISSLVIDGLDKEFADTMLKIILQRWKVESMHWVLDVVFEQDQLPLRNRDYINNSTIYTKMAFNILSYIRDNIPYHYNKPWSFKTLRMLAQKDDYGFKFMKAFFTRDMSELENDEGLIGIVYKEAEPTGNDIPDNLKETGFEASINDDTPLGKFARGRHKIKAKRT
- a CDS encoding AAA family ATPase, whose protein sequence is MKLIAQSENIENIIDKDSIYVDKTEYIYNLTKDFDRVFFSRPRRFGKSLTLNTIGTLFEKGVEPYFKGTWIYDKWDQDKYPVLHLSFLKFSVNDLTDFKREFCNEILKFAKANSITGFDDDNEPKILLGNVFSAMPDGRQLVLLIDEYDCQLTANINNKELYEEFRTLFRAFYAVLKGDKHIKFMAITGVTRLKDVSIFSVGSDIMDLSYENDYSTMIGFTRDEIKKFYDDYLKLGISIEKGKSVDSVTNEEIEEFVERIADNYDGFSFDEYHKNKVFSTYSVNVFLQSLYRKKCVKFGDYWFDVGGLPSILTNYIASFNLNKICQLLTSEISIPYNDFMNPTSLIDINENVLMCQTGYLTLKSELAPVDDVILGTANREVKSALFMLLGLKIFDTTTPAFSLKNRYVIETGSVDEIISLFNEVLAALAYDKYPVGDEFVLRALLQVYLIGKNHDVRVEQHNYKGRSDILVNFPKRRVVLELKYTDKVNEEKNKLDEAEQQIIEKGYGLENLGDRELIQIACVFNGDKNKRQITMYKKVENSVIALV
- a CDS encoding rhodanese-like domain-containing protein, with protein sequence MAEITINAGVTKIDYPTAYALIESGKCILLDIREKNEFESGFIPGAIHLSLNEMTLENTKKVAPDFATPLIIYCRTGRRTIEAGKKLKQMGYYYILDMGGISNWPYEKEFPQNSN